A stretch of Gymnodinialimonas phycosphaerae DNA encodes these proteins:
- a CDS encoding sensor histidine kinase N-terminal domain-containing protein, which produces MSDREPQRASGGATQRASGATAQRASGATPSWPIARKLTLFLAAIVALLALISWGMVTSFALEAAGRTQDNILAASATAIAETLRSESGQVRLELPYAAFSMLGAISEDRVFYRVATGDDVLTGYADLEGPDVVPGEVEFATVEYRDVPVRAVSVMRVILSDGEAVPITVTLAQTRDGVQGIAAGLSRQAAVLSVGVFLLAVGMSAVAVRASLRPLNTMALNVATRGPSDLRPLRRRGPPELMPLVRALNRLMQRLEGSIKRSEDFIAEAAHRVRTPLAIVRTQAEIALHSVEEEGQKQTLRRVIRAVDESSRSASQLLDHAMVSFRADDLARDRVDVPALVGAVVDALRPTAEMKDIDIAMDLSDVSVEGDAIVLQNALRNVLDNAIKYSPAETVVRIDVARVKDEARVSIRDEGDGFGEGSAAHLTERFRRGDKVEGIVGSGLGLTIAELALRAHGGRLELGLAEGGGACVWLILPAA; this is translated from the coding sequence GTGAGTGACAGAGAGCCCCAGCGCGCCTCCGGCGGGGCAACTCAGCGCGCCTCCGGCGCGACGGCTCAGCGCGCCTCCGGCGCGACACCAAGCTGGCCCATCGCCCGGAAACTGACCCTTTTCCTTGCAGCCATCGTGGCCCTGCTGGCGTTGATCAGCTGGGGCATGGTGACAAGTTTCGCGCTAGAAGCGGCGGGGCGGACGCAGGATAATATCCTTGCGGCCTCGGCCACCGCCATCGCCGAGACGTTGCGCTCGGAAAGCGGACAGGTGCGATTGGAACTTCCCTATGCCGCCTTCTCGATGCTGGGGGCAATCAGTGAGGATCGGGTGTTCTACCGGGTCGCGACCGGAGACGATGTGCTGACGGGCTACGCCGACCTGGAGGGGCCGGACGTGGTTCCGGGAGAGGTGGAGTTCGCGACGGTGGAGTACCGGGATGTGCCGGTCCGCGCCGTCTCGGTCATGCGGGTGATCTTGTCCGATGGCGAGGCGGTGCCGATCACGGTGACGCTGGCCCAGACGCGCGACGGGGTGCAGGGCATTGCGGCGGGGCTGTCACGGCAAGCGGCGGTGTTGTCGGTCGGCGTGTTCCTTCTGGCGGTGGGGATGTCGGCCGTCGCGGTGCGCGCTTCGCTTCGACCGCTCAATACGATGGCGCTGAACGTGGCGACGCGGGGGCCCTCAGATCTGCGGCCGCTGCGCCGACGCGGTCCCCCGGAATTGATGCCGTTGGTACGGGCGCTCAACCGGTTGATGCAGCGGCTTGAGGGCTCCATCAAGCGATCCGAGGATTTCATCGCCGAGGCGGCACACCGGGTGCGCACCCCACTGGCGATCGTGCGCACGCAGGCGGAAATAGCGCTGCATTCGGTCGAGGAAGAGGGGCAGAAGCAGACATTGCGCCGGGTGATCCGGGCCGTGGACGAGTCGTCACGGTCAGCGTCACAGCTTCTGGACCATGCGATGGTGTCGTTCCGTGCCGATGATCTGGCCCGGGACCGGGTGGACGTGCCTGCGCTTGTCGGCGCGGTCGTGGATGCCTTGCGCCCCACGGCAGAAATGAAGGACATCGATATTGCGATGGACCTTTCAGACGTCTCGGTCGAAGGGGATGCGATCGTGCTGCAAAACGCCCTACGCAACGTGTTGGACAATGCGATCAAGTATTCGCCTGCCGAGACGGTGGTGCGCATTGACGTGGCGCGGGTCAAGGACGAGGCGCGCGTCAGCATCCGCGATGAGGGGGACGGGTTTGGCGAAGGCTCTGCCGCGCATCTGACCGAACGGTTTCGACGCGGCGACAAGGTGGAGGGCATCGTAGGTTCGGGCCTGGGATTGACCATCGCGGAGTTGGCGTTGCGTGCCCATGGCGGGCGCCTGGAGTTGGGTTTGGCAGAGGGGGGGGGCGCATGCGTATGGCTGATTTTGCCAGCGGCTTGA
- a CDS encoding extracellular solute-binding protein has translation MRMADFASGLRAAILATVLSSLPVAGAQGQEFEIEDRRAYPGTGQAVLRVISTADLDVFEPFILRFQEANPEVGIDYVTASSAELNRAIRGGAAFDLVLSSAMDLQFTLANDGYARRYASGVTEILPDWARWNDQLFAFTAEPAVIVINEALFNGLALPRTRAELVTLLRDNPERFSGRLGTYDLHASGLGYLFATQEARASDAYWRLTEVMGRLDAQLFCCSGQMLDAVARGDLALAYNVLGSYAVQRLDRDEGLAILPVEDFANVMLRTALIPVTATEVAAAGAMLDALLREGMGEGPAEPVLPPLQSRGQAERSPFGPIRLGPALMVYLDRLNRESFLAAWDAAMEQ, from the coding sequence ATGCGTATGGCTGATTTTGCCAGCGGCTTGAGGGCGGCTATTCTTGCGACCGTGCTTTCATCGCTTCCAGTGGCAGGGGCGCAGGGGCAAGAATTCGAGATCGAGGATCGACGGGCCTATCCCGGCACGGGTCAGGCCGTTCTGCGAGTGATCTCGACCGCGGATCTGGATGTGTTCGAGCCGTTTATCTTGCGCTTTCAAGAGGCAAACCCCGAAGTGGGGATCGATTATGTCACGGCATCCTCGGCAGAGTTGAACCGGGCGATCCGGGGCGGGGCGGCGTTTGATCTGGTGTTGTCCTCGGCGATGGATCTGCAATTCACGCTTGCAAATGACGGCTATGCGCGGCGCTACGCCAGCGGCGTGACCGAAATCTTGCCGGACTGGGCGCGGTGGAACGATCAACTCTTTGCCTTCACCGCAGAGCCCGCCGTGATCGTGATCAACGAGGCGCTTTTCAACGGCCTTGCCCTGCCCCGCACCCGTGCGGAGCTGGTGACGCTGTTGCGCGACAATCCGGAGCGGTTTTCGGGCCGTTTGGGGACTTATGACCTTCACGCCTCGGGCCTTGGGTATCTGTTCGCCACGCAAGAGGCGCGCGCCTCAGACGCCTATTGGCGCCTGACGGAGGTGATGGGGCGGCTGGATGCGCAGCTTTTCTGCTGCTCTGGACAAATGCTGGACGCGGTGGCGCGCGGCGATCTGGCGCTGGCCTACAACGTCCTTGGCTCTTACGCCGTGCAGCGGTTGGATCGCGACGAAGGATTGGCGATCTTGCCGGTCGAGGATTTTGCAAACGTGATGTTGCGCACGGCATTGATCCCGGTGACGGCGACGGAGGTGGCGGCCGCGGGCGCGATGCTGGACGCGCTGTTGCGAGAAGGAATGGGAGAGGGTCCGGCCGAGCCGGTCCTTCCGCCGCTGCAATCGCGGGGCCAGGCGGAAAGATCGCCCTTCGGGCCGATCCGCTTGGGACCGGCGTTGATGGTCTATCTGGACCGTTTGAACCGGGAGAGTTTCCTCGCCGCATGGGACGCGGCGATGGAGCAATGA